agtaaatcGATTTAGAAGAGATCATAACAGTTAAATTATGtgatgtaaaacaaaaaaaattcctagagacACAGAAATTGTATACCTAAAATTTCACCCTTTTTGTCTTTAGAGGGTGCTAAAGTTATATGATTCAATACTTACAAAAGTAATGTtacaaatataacaaatttgACACATGTTAAATTGGTAGGTTATTATTGATTCTCATGTTGTTTAATattgacattacttttattatCCATAATGAACAATATGCCACGTCAtacaattgtaaaatttattatgatctTTAGTATGTCTACATACTTATTGTATTAGTCCCAGTGTTCTGGGCTCGGGCCTGTGGCCTTTGTGTATGCTTGCACAATTTTTCAGGCTGAGGTATACGTGGGTTAAATTTAGTCCAAATTTGGCCAATTAAATCAGTTGTGTCTAATTGTTAAGAAGTTTGACTGTTTAGTAGTAATAGTAGATTGTTTGttccttttgttgattttaaattaatttgttactccttactttttcttcaaattactgattttgttatcaataatttttctttatattggtCTAGATGGAAAGTGATCAGATGATTCGTACTGACATGACGAAAAAAGGAAAACAGCCTGACTTAGATGCCCAATTTGATGAAGTGTCTGACCTTCCCGAGCCAAAGAAGGCAAAGACTGAGCTCAAAGTCTACAAGAGGAGGACTTCAGCCCATTGGCGTGACTTTGAGATGCTTCCGACAAAAGGCAAAGAACGGCCTTCATGCAAATGTAAGCAGTGTGGAAAGAAATTTATTGCTGCCGGAGCAATTGCACAGTATAATTTGAAGCGCCATTCGGAGTTATGTCAAAATAAATTGGAAGTGCCATTGAGCATTCCTGTTTCTACAGgtaatgcattttttatttatatgttggCTATCCAAAGTTATaagtttatgatttaaaaaaacaattaatatatatgtccAAAAGGTTCTGGATTTCCCATATAGTACAAAAATGTTTACTTTATATTAATGATGAGGTGGTGTagagaaaagttgaaatggCATTGAAGTTGCTATATGGACGGAGGATTTGAGTTCTGAAAATAGAACATATAGAATGTGCTCAATCTTGGCTGAGAATTTAAATGGAATAATCTGATGAAAAATTATGCATGATGGTATGGTTGATACCAATGTAATACAAATTATATTCATGCATATTTGGAAGAATcgtttttggattttgttggCAGACACTAGACACTAGAAAAAATTTAccagtcatttttttcttactacTATTTGCATGACTTCTTTGTTTAATTGATTCATTGCTTACATTGCTTCATTACCCACAGATTTTAAATTTCAGATTTATAATGCATAGATACGTTTTTAATGTTTCATTCAATTCATTTGATGTAGACCTTGTACAGCCACACTTGGAAGAGGTCAGTGAAGATAAAAAGAGCATGGAGATCAATAACGATGAGCACAAGGAAGACAGCTCTTCTAATCCAGTCTCTTAGTGATGTCTGAAGGCTTGTTGATATGGCACTTGGATTTTGCCATGAACGAGAATAATGTGAACAAGGCCATGTAAtcattttgggtttttattatcTTAATCTGTTATGTGTTTTAGTTTTTCATATGGAACTGAAAATGGCATCTAATAGGAGAATACTTGGTTATTTATTATGGAACTTTGACATGGTATTGTTGTTTACTTAGTATGGACTGTGGAACATTTTGGACTACTAGTTGTTTTAGTGGAAGAATTGCCGAAGTATTTgcatttgttgttattttgatttttttttacttgatttatgGTTGAATTCTGAATGTACATACATGGGCAACATAACAGGTTATTCGACAATGAGGGAGTGGAATTCAAACGTGTTaagtgcaatttttttattattattatgttttgaatttgaaacaaCAAAGAACAGGCCgagatagtttttatttattgtttgttttttcaaaatctaACCGTGgtacatatgttttttttatagaaggTCATAATTTTGTTCATTACATTGtttgctttcaatttttatcaatttaagagtTTAAACCATTTCGTATGAATTAGAgataaagataagtttattaCATTAAGGGTATTTCATCATTTTCATTAGTTGTTTAGCGCTTTCCCTGAACATTAGGGGCAATCTCagaacataaaatattataaaatttcgTATTTAGTCgagtttttatcattttgtaCTGAACCTGAGgtttttttaagattatgtaTTAAAATAGTTTAGGGGTTTCTCTTATTTGGAGTCCCCAtttattaattaagtgaatgtcCTTAACGTCTATATACAAACCTCGATGACTATTGAATGaaaggtaaaaatatatgtCTAACTTGCACCAAaatattgcctacaaaataggattactCTCCTGATGGtattcaaattactttattcacttataaaaaaaatttcattaaaacaacaCGTTTGTTTGTGAATACATCTGCTATGataactgataaaaaaaaattttataataatgtgGTACCAAAAAAGAACACACACATCTGCcgttattgaaaaaaaaataaaaatcaattacctttatttaaagaaaaataaaaatttgtaataatcgTAGCACAATTCTTATCTCAATCCAATTATCACAACAATGATGTTTTgaacaattacaaaaaaaaagatgggtcaaagaaaataaaataaaataaatccataagaaataaaaacaataaataaaaaaaccttcaCAAAATTCATCCACTCTTTCTTACCTACGTACAAGTTTAAACTCTCCTCATATAAaacagagaaaataaaatttaacttcTCATTATCATGAAACAATTACAGTCTATCAGTTACAATATTATTTGACTTTGTCCATTCTTATCCTCATGTCTCATCTGCAAAATGTCCTTAGAAAAAATGGTCAACATTCTTTGACGCTGAGTCAAATGATTAGTTCTGTCGAAGACCGGAATGAAATGGTCTTTTTCTTCCCAAgtatgtttaaatttatttggaaatatacaTTTGTATATGTTAAGGTCGAATAACTGCATATTACGTACAGGTTTGGCAAATGCCCATACATGTTTCATTGCTAGGTGGTGTGCATATCTGGATTTTATGTTCCAATATGGCTCAATGTCATGCTGCAAAATCAGAACCGACACGGGGTATATTACATTAGCGTTATGACAACTAACCTATTGCTCGTTATATTCGCAACTTAATtatatacaagtttttttttgtttttcctacgcaaaaaatatatagagaaaataCTTATTGGCTATCCAAAGCCAAGTACAGTTACCAAAACAACATACCCAATGTTAACAACAATACAAGCAATTACAGGCCAACAGGCTAAGACATATTCCAAATTAACGTtcaaaagggaaacaaaaaagaTATTCAACAACACTTTAGCCCATCTGTACTGCAAACGTGAGCCATAGGGGTcataaaaacacatatatttatatatttagtattACTAGATTCATAAATGCCACAAGCAAGAGCCATAGTTTCACCTTCATTTCGTGCTTCCTTGTCGTGTCGAATCATGAACTTCGTCATCCCCCATAACATGGGCTACCACTTCACTTAGCATGTTAGTACTCAAGGTTGCAATCCTCCTTGCGTGGTCACGCTCCTCAATGGCAACGTTTAACTGATACCTCAACAATCTGTTCCTAACGTCTCCATCGCAATAGCTGGTTCCTTCGCTTTGAGATGCCATTCCAGAACTTGATGGCGACATGGTAGGAGATGTCCACGATTGGGAAGCACCATACTGCACGTTCCTACCATTACGTTGCATGAACTCCATGTATGCAGATTCTGCTTCCCGTCGATCCTTGTATGACTTGTGTTCAGCGTTCGCGAATCTATGAACTTGTCTACTTGCTTCTGCCCAATTGTCGTATATGCCAGGAGCACGACCAACGAAAACAACATAGTATCTGCCACCCTAAAAGAGTTCGTACAACAACACTGTATGTTAAAACCATATTTGTTGTGCTGGGGTTAGAACTTACGAAGTTTCGAAACTGAGGTATTAGATAAAAATGTACCATGTTGCCCTACCAACAGGTGCCAGTGGACTGCAGCAACGTTGACGTTTCTTGTTAAAAGATCTGACAAACAGTTGCATAATCAGCATTTGGTTTGTACAGTAGTAAATTATTTAATGACAAGTATAAAAAAAGGAGGGCATGTTACCTCTAGAAGCGAAGGAGGAAGCTGTCATCTTATATAAAGTGGAATACCTGTTGTACTCGATTGTACAACATATAACTCGCCTCTCCCAATGGCGAGTATAAACAACTGCTCCTAACGACCAGTTTGGTGAAGTAAATAATACTCGGTCTCCTCAGGGACGAGTTTTATTTAACTCCATTTCAGAATCACTGTGCGTTCTGCTGGTAGTTGTAGGTTTTAATAGTACTCGGTGTCTAAGAATCGAGTTATATGTAACTCGATTTGTGCAGAGACGAGTTATCTTCATGACGTACACGGTTTTAATAGTACTCGGCTTCAGTATAATCGAGTTATATGTAACTCGATATTAGAATGCCGAGTACTGTCCAACCATAACACACCCCCCACCCGCCCAACTTTCTGGGACCACTTACCAATTATATTTGACACTGTCGTTCTGAAGTCTGGACGTGGACTGGTCTGCGCTTGCAACCATTGTGTCACAGCTAGTGAGAGGTTTCACCTTCAATTAACCATCTGCACAAAGCACGCTAATTCAAGAAAGTGCACTTCATCTTTGTTCTGTCAACATCTCAGTTGATAGGTAAATACTACTTGATAACACTTTACAgcaacacaaatttttttattgctgTTGTGGCTGTTGAATTGGGGTATCTAAACAAAATTATGTAGTACAAATTTTGAGAACATAAATTATTTCAATGTTGTGGGTCTTCAATGCTAAGTATCTGAACATAATAATGTGGTACATGTTGCATGCTAGGAATTATATAACTGATATTTGCAATGCTTTTGCATGCTAGGAATTATTTCAATGCTTATGAATTATCTCCCTTAGAGCAACACGAATTTTTTCAATGTTGTGGGTCTTGAATGGGGACATCTGAACATAATACTGTTGTGGACAATTTTTGAGAACACAAATAATATGAATGTTGTGGGTCTTCAATAGGGGGTATTTGAACATAATAATGTGGTACAATTTTTGAGAACATAAATTAGTTGAATGTTGTGGGTCTTCAATGGGAGGTATATTTATCACTGAAAATGTGGTCCATATTGCATGGTATGAATTATCTCGCTTATTTGCAATGCTTTTGAGTTCTCATTTGTTGAACAATAGCCAGCATGAAACCCGACCACATTGTGCAAACATTTTCGTTATCGAAATGAAGTCTGATGGAGTAGATGATATAATTATTCAATAGTAATTTTTAGCATGTTTAGCACAATTTGCTTAGGTTTGTTTACCTCCATGAACACCCAAACATAGGGCATGTATAGTTAGCCTATGCTTTCACAATATTACGCAGCATGATACAATTATTACTATTTGTGGTTTAGGTCCGTTATGAGTCCACATTACTTCTATGTTTACTACGACGGGGAGGCATATATTAATGATTTGCACGGGCTATCATACCGAGGTCCGAACCAAAAGCAGACGCTTATTGAAGTGAAACGTGGGATACACACGAGAAAACTTAAAACGGAAGATAATGTCAACTATGGGGTTAGACAAGGATACCCACGACATCTCCATTGTATTTCGGGCTCCGCAGCAACTAGTAGGTACCCAAGTGTTCTACAATTCAATTCCGTTACAATGCGACAATGGTGCAAATATAATGTGGGGAGTGATAAAGCGGGCAGGGCAATTCATAGGTTCTGACTTGTATGTAACTGTCCACACTGTTGGGTTCAATGTCGACGGGGGTTCGCAATATGGCAGTAGAGTTGGAGAGCAAGAATCAATTCCTGTAACCGTTGTGCACCCGTCAGTTACACCCGAGACATCTTTGCCCTACAACTGTCAACCATGGAATGGGGTTGCTATGGACAATACTGAAGACGCCGAAGTGTTAGGGTCTATCCATACCCATGAGGATGAAGGATATACTCACCGAAATGAAGATATCCAAACCTACTTGGACGAGGCAACCGAAATGGATGAGACTCGAGATGTGTATGAGGAGTTCATTGATAACGATGGACCGGTAGAGAATCCAGAATTGTTAGATGAACTACAACCAGAAAATAATCCGAACCCTAACCCCGAATGGTTCACGTCAAACACATGGGATGACATTAATGACCCATCACCTTCCCTGGAAACAGGTCTGCTGAGTTGGCGACCGGGGGACGAACCGAGCAAGGGGATGCTATTCAAGAATAAAGCTGCGGTTCAGCACGCGCTAACCATGTTCTCCGTTGggctcaataaaaaatttaagtacatgaaGTCAGACCCCGAGAGACTGGTTGTAACGTGTGTACACGATGCATGTCTATGGTCAATTCGAGCTATCTACAGCAAAAGGCACAAGTTGTGGATGATCACAACATCTAAGGGTCCCCACACTTGCTCGACACTCCAAGTGGATCATGATGGAAGGATGATGGATTCAAAGTTCATTGCCATCACACTTGAGTCATACGTACGGGAAGATATTTCAAGAACAGTAGCAACCCTACGTAGTGTTCTTCATGCGAAGCACGGCCATTGGGCGTCTCACTATAAGGTTTGGGATGCAAAACAGAAAGCCGTTGCAGCCATCTACGGTGGTTTCGATGAGTCATATGCAGAATTGCCTCGGTTCCTGGCAGCGTTAAAAGATGCAGATCCAACCACAGTGACACAGTTGAAGTGCGACCACCGTAGTGTGCCGGGAACTTGCACATTTAACTGTGCCTTTTGGGCTTTTGGTCCGTGTATAGAAGGGTTCAAGTATTGTAGGCCGGTGATAAGCATCGATGCAACGCACCTCTATGGCAAGTACAAGGGGAAGTTGTTGATAGCAATGGCAACGGATGCTAACAACGAGGTTTATCCACTCGCGTTTGCCGTTGTTGAGAGTGAGAGCAAGGAGACATGGGGATGGTTCTTGGCATGCCTGAAACGATATGTTACGGACCGGAAAAATCTTTGCATCATCTCTGACCGACATTCGGGTATAAAAGCTTGCTTTGATGACACAAGGATGACTTGGTTGCAGCCTCCCCAGGCCCATCACCGGTATTGCCTCCGCCATGTAGTTAGCAATGTGAACACAAAATGGAAAATTCCGGAGTTGAAGAACATGGTATGGAGGGCCGCAAGCGCGAATCAAGTTAGAAAGTTTCAAGCCACACTGGATTTAATTCGCAATGTCAAACCGGCTGCACACAGGTActtggaaaatgaaaacaaagaaaagtggACACTTGCACACGACGGAGGGCGTCGATACGGAGCAATGACAACCAACCTATCGGAGTGTTTTAATGGAGTACTGAAAGGTGCACGCAGCTTGCCAATCACGGCAATGGTGAGGTACACCTTCTTCAAAGTGAACTCCTACTTTGACGCTCGTCGTAATCTCGCTCTAGAGCAATTGGAAGCGGGTCAAGAATGGTGCAAGTATGCCATGGAGAAGTTCGAAAAAAACCAAGCGAAGGCAAAGGACCATATGGTGACACGGATGTGCACACAAGCGCGGTTATATCAGGTTGACACACCGGGTAATCCTCTAGGTAATGGGGGCGGACAACACACGCACAGGGTTGATCTTCGGGGTATGACATGCACATGTGGAAAATGGGAAGCATACAAGATGCCGTGTTCACACGTAATAGCAATTTGTGCTAAGTATAAGCACGATGCGCAGCAGTTTATTGATCCTTGCTATAGCGTGAGTCATAGGTTCCATAGCTATGAACCGGTATTCCAACCGTTGAAAGACAGATTAGCATGGCCGGATCCTGAAGAAACTAGAGTAGTGATGCCCAATCTGCACCTGATCCGGAACAAAGGTCGGCCAAAGTCCACACGAATCCGCAATGAGATGGACGAGAATGATAGGGAGTTGCCGACCTCCCTATGGATCGAGAATGGACCCAAGTCAAGATGTGGGTTGTGTCGCCAAGAGGGGCACAACCGTAGAACATGTCCTACTCGAAATGCGGAGTCAACTAGCGGTGGAGCTGCATCATAGGTAAAGGTCATATATCTCCTACAACTTTTGTCATATATAAATTGGCACTATTAAGAACTCAGTAGTAGTGTCTTTGTTCTCTATTGCCATAGTAAGTATTTGGACTAGTCATGAAACAAACACTGGTGTTCATGCATGTATAGGCAAATGAGGTTGTTCAGTTGTTTTTGTTACACTATTCGTCGTAAGTCATTAAATTTTTCCTGTTCTGCCTATGTTGTGTGTTAATAACTTATATAAGTCCAGtgtacataacattttttaactatttacaGTAGGTACGGCAGCCAAGGTGGATGGGTGCTAACGGACATACGTTGCGCAGCCAGGATGATCCCTACCTCTTTAATTGGAAGCAACCGAACGTCACCAGTTGAACAGGCCCATGATGAGAAGACAAATGATATTGGTCATTTTTTGCTTAGAAGTTGATATTAAAGTTTGTACTTATGTAGTCATGCACTTTGTTAGTGCCTTTAATGTTATGTACTGATGGGGGTTTTACTAAGCCGGTCAAGCAAACAATTCAGTTAAAAACGAAGTTATTGCAATGGGGTTTCACTAAGCTGTTTTAGTATGATTTCCAACTTCTCCAACTTTGTTGCATTCATATTTATATAGCAGGGGCAATCTCAAAAGCAACAATATAGGAGTGTGTTGCATGCCATGCACTTGTTGCTTCATGAACATTGTAATAAACAGAACATACCTGGTGTAAAAAACTGACTGAGCTGCAACAAGAAAAAACATGCAGGCCGAGTTGTAATATGTAGTGGAAGGTTGTTCTacaaaactcgattttgttaaaacCGAGTAACATTAATAACTCGGTAATCGAAAATTCGAGTACCATGTAGTCGTCTCTGAACACACACTGGAACAAGACGTTACTCGATCTTCTATTAAGCGAGTTAAATCTGTAACTCGACTTCAGAAATATCGAGTATTACTGGAGAATTACTGATCAGTCGAACTGGTTGCGACCCATCGAAATGCATAGGAGTGTGTTGCAATGTGTGACTGTAAGAATCGATTGTTATTCGATTGCTGCGCGACCAGTCAAGGAAGTCATGAGTCCAGCCATGATTGTCTGAAAAAACCGACTGTTGTCCGATTGGTTTCGATTGGTCATAATATAAAACTCGATGATACTATTATCGAGTACTAACTGGTGTCTGAAAAATATAACAAGCAAGTACTCGCTCTCCGAGAAAGCGAGTTACTTTAAGTAACTCGATAATTTAGTTATCGAGTACGTTGTATTACTCACTGTCCGTGAAAGCGAGTAGATCTGCGATCCATCACAACTCCAGCCAAAGTTGTCTATAAGAATCGATTCTTACTTGATTGGTGGACGATCGGTCCAAATTATGTAACTCGGTTTTGCGTTAAGCGAGTAATAGTGTACTCGATTTTTCCATTATCGAGTTATGTGGTTCCTCATTTACACAGTTCAGTGTTAACTGTTgtttcataaaaagaaaaaaaaaaaaagcatagctGATGTTGTGTGGATGCACTGGACTCCCACGGTAGCAGCAGTCGATTGCTCTCGATTCCTCAAGCTCGTAAGCGACTTCCCGGGTTCCAAACATCGATCCTCAACTGTAGTATGACTCTTTTACCCTTGCTTCCcattgaaattaatttcaaatcctGCATTAATCTCCCCGTGAAAGCTGAAATTTCGAACTATGCAAGTGTGgggattttcatgattttgggtGTTGTGGTCTGAAATGGGTCATGGGTTTTTACATATGCATGTTGTTCATACGATTTGTAGCCTTTAATTACATAAACATAGCTGATTTCTACAAGCCCATTCAATTTAGGGTTCATGTGTTAATATggaatttggggattttcatgGGTGTTGGTGTTTTGACATGAAATAggtaatgggtttttttgtaTGGATGTTGTACACACGTTTTCTACCCTTTAATTGCAAAGAACGCATGATTTgtgagaaatgaaaaattagagtTCATGTCTTCATATTGGGAATTTCGGGATTTTGATGTATTGCTTCATTTGATCTGAACTGGTTCATGGGTTGCTGTGTATGCATGTTGGCGAGATGTTCTCTATcatttatattcaaaattttcacatcTTGGTATGCATGTTGGTTCATTCGCCAATCTTGTTCTTCGTggaatttggggttttgttgaATTGGGTATAATTGCCTGAAATTGACCACATGGTAAGACATTGATGGATGGTAGTGACTGGTTTTACACCCACTGCACCATGTACACTGTGGGTTTGCATGGTTCTCAAATAACTTGACTGTATGGGTCAATGTTCATGTACATAcagaaaatttttcatttcaatgcaTTCATTCATTGACGCTTATTGTGCATCAATATCATGCAGTCTTTTTGTCATGCATATGTACATTGTGTTTATGTGTCTCTAACGCAGTTCTAAATATTGGTTTTCTGTTGTGCTTTCATTCCCACCTGTACATCCTAGTTATGGCTCCTAAGAAGTCTAAAACCATTAAAACCAAAGCCAAAAAAGTGTCTGCCTCCTCATCTAAGCCTGCCAAAAGAGTGTCTGCCTCCTCATCTAAGCCTGCAATTGTGTTTGATGAAACAACGTTTGAAACGGTTACGAAGGCGCAAAGGtttgaaaatgtaattcaatatTGGACAATTTGGCCGAAACGAGAAATCAATCTAGATGAATTACCACTTGCTGTCCATAGGAATCTACAGTGTAGGAACTGGTTGTCTCTATGTAAAGGTTTACAACCCCCTCCAGTTGcactgattagagagttctatgTCAATCTCGAAATTCGTTCTGATAATGATTTGGCTACTTGGATTCGAGGTCGATACTTTGTCATAACTAAGAATGATATATCCAATGCTCTTGATGTACCTCGTGTTAGAACACCTACTTATCCATACTCATACTCGAACCGTCCTGAAATCTCTGATGTTATGA
The Quercus lobata isolate SW786 chromosome 10, ValleyOak3.0 Primary Assembly, whole genome shotgun sequence DNA segment above includes these coding regions:
- the LOC115965044 gene encoding uncharacterized protein LOC115965044, with product MGLDKDTHDISIVFRAPQQLVGTQVFYNSIPLQCDNGANIMWGVIKRAGQFIGSDLYVTVHTVGFNVDGGSQYGSRVGEQESIPVTVVHPSVTPETSLPYNCQPWNGVAMDNTEDAEVLGSIHTHEDEGYTHRNEDIQTYLDEATEMDETRDVYEEFIDNDGPVENPELLDELQPENNPNPNPEWFTSNTWDDINDPSPSLETGLLSWRPGDEPSKGMLFKNKAAVQHALTMFSVGLNKKFKYMKSDPERLVVTCVHDACLWSIRAIYSKRHKLWMITTSKGPHTCSTLQVDHDGRMMDSKFIAITLESYVREDISRTVATLRSVLHAKHGHWASHYKVWDAKQKAVAAIYGGFDESYAELPRFLAALKDADPTTVTQLKCDHRSVPGTCTFNCAFWAFGPCIEGFKYCRPVISIDATHLYGKYKGKLLIAMATDANNEVYPLAFAVVESESKETWGWFLACLKRYVTDRKNLCIISDRHSGIKACFDDTRMTWLQPPQAHHRYCLRHVVSNVNTKWKIPELKNMVWRAASANQVRKFQATLDLIRNVKPAAHRYLENENKEKWTLAHDGGRRYGAMTTNLSECFNGVLKGARSLPITAMVRYTFFKVNSYFDARRNLALEQLEAGQEWCKYAMEKFEKNQAKAKDHMVTRMCTQARLYQVDTPGNPLGNGGGQHTHRVDLRGMTCTCGKWEAYKMPCSHVIAICAKYKHDAQQFIDPCYSVSHRFHSYEPVFQPLKDRLAWPDPEETRVVMPNLHLIRNKGRPKSTRIRNEMDENDRELPTSLWIENGPKSRCGLCRQEGHNRRTCPTRNAESTSGGAAS